The following coding sequences lie in one Thalassoglobus polymorphus genomic window:
- the secD gene encoding protein translocase subunit SecD encodes MMNFAIFAQQSISDAEEVAEASSGAGWGTFFLVVGILVLPFVLGSLIANALKMKDLATRLSLVFLALTMAISPFVMTVSNNESILSAIDLGIDLAGGTNMVFEVDKEAAKAEDKQITPDLMNKMVEKVKLRVNPTGTEEVTVRRVGADRIEVIIPGADAERVKKVKDQIVSLGNLEFAILANTVLHQEQIALANDSSNVRDNNVYLGQDVVAMWRRSALDPDGDPKISPGSVDSTVYTRQVEEDGKSITEFLVIVRKQRITGRYLIGVRETITDQGLAVGFTFNERGGYLFGQVTGEYQKRDGAGYSNHLAVLLDGTIHSAPTVNGVITTTGVIEGNFTQPEIDTLVGVLSAGALDVPLVEEPVTEFTISALLGEEVQRKGFTAIALALAGVFIFTLVYYRKAGLIADICLALNIILVMGAMSLIDATFTLPGLAGLVLTIGMAVDANVLIFERMREEQARGSSIRMSIKNGFEKAFSTIFDANITTLLTAIVLYYIGTDQVKGFAVTLFIGILTSMFSALFIGRLIFEIAERKHLFKDLKMMSLIDPKGIDFLGKKKLAAMASLVVIVIGLIAVGMRGSENLDIDFRGGSMVTFRFLGDAPEVSEVRAALEPKFGNDITLEQLTVVEEGVSNKLYRLRTVVDDTAQVSANIKEAFAEGPYELVQQHVTFGEVKEVAAPVDETKPKIEPEAEAEVAATKLNRAVEVTLTQEMTPAALADQAAGLLRKMNYVDPETLVTGDTADDESVKVSQVTLTFDSFIPANDVDRVLTDLKVDLEKDPHFEEINTFDQSVTGDAKLAAITAMGFSLLAIVAYLWVRFQRVTFGLAACAALIHDVLIVLGLVALGAYLSGTPLKAIFMLEDFKINLPIIAAFLTIVGYSLNDTIVVFDRIREVRGRNPALTEAMVNTSLNQTLSRTILTSLTTLIVVLILYVLGGEGIHGFAYCLTLGIVVGTYSSIYVASPTLVWLMNREQKKAAPSTTT; translated from the coding sequence ATGATGAACTTTGCAATATTTGCTCAACAGAGCATTTCTGACGCCGAAGAAGTTGCCGAAGCCAGTTCCGGAGCAGGCTGGGGAACTTTTTTCCTTGTCGTCGGAATTTTGGTGCTCCCGTTTGTATTGGGGAGCCTGATCGCTAACGCACTGAAGATGAAGGACCTGGCGACCCGCCTGAGTCTGGTATTCTTGGCACTCACGATGGCGATCTCCCCATTTGTGATGACAGTTTCCAATAACGAAAGCATCCTGAGTGCTATCGACTTGGGAATCGACCTTGCCGGCGGAACCAACATGGTTTTCGAAGTCGACAAGGAAGCAGCGAAAGCCGAAGACAAACAGATCACCCCTGACCTGATGAACAAGATGGTCGAGAAGGTCAAGCTGCGAGTCAACCCGACCGGAACCGAAGAGGTCACCGTTCGTCGCGTTGGAGCGGACCGAATTGAAGTGATCATCCCCGGTGCCGATGCCGAACGCGTCAAGAAAGTGAAAGACCAGATTGTCTCTTTGGGAAATCTGGAATTTGCGATCCTCGCCAACACTGTGTTGCACCAGGAACAAATTGCACTGGCAAACGATTCTAGTAATGTACGGGACAACAACGTTTATCTCGGACAAGACGTCGTCGCGATGTGGCGACGATCTGCATTAGATCCCGATGGCGATCCCAAAATCAGCCCCGGAAGCGTTGACTCGACTGTTTACACTCGACAAGTCGAAGAAGACGGCAAATCAATCACAGAATTTCTGGTTATCGTCCGCAAACAACGCATCACCGGTCGCTACCTGATCGGCGTTCGCGAAACCATCACTGACCAGGGACTCGCTGTTGGATTTACATTCAACGAGCGTGGCGGTTACCTGTTTGGTCAAGTGACTGGTGAATATCAGAAGCGAGACGGTGCCGGGTACAGCAACCACCTCGCAGTGCTTCTCGACGGAACGATTCACTCGGCTCCCACAGTCAACGGCGTGATTACGACGACCGGTGTGATTGAAGGTAATTTCACTCAACCAGAGATTGACACTCTCGTCGGTGTTTTGAGTGCTGGAGCATTGGATGTTCCTCTTGTCGAAGAACCTGTCACCGAGTTCACAATCAGCGCGTTACTAGGTGAAGAAGTTCAGCGTAAAGGTTTTACAGCGATTGCACTTGCGTTGGCCGGTGTCTTCATCTTCACACTGGTCTACTACCGAAAAGCGGGGCTCATCGCAGACATCTGCCTGGCTCTGAACATTATTCTCGTAATGGGAGCAATGTCGCTGATTGATGCGACATTCACACTTCCCGGATTGGCCGGTCTTGTGCTGACGATCGGGATGGCAGTCGATGCGAACGTGCTGATTTTCGAGCGTATGCGAGAAGAACAAGCTCGTGGATCAAGCATTCGCATGTCGATCAAAAACGGATTCGAAAAAGCCTTCTCAACCATTTTTGATGCCAATATCACCACTCTTCTCACCGCAATCGTGCTCTATTACATCGGAACCGATCAAGTGAAGGGCTTCGCGGTCACGCTGTTCATCGGTATCTTGACCAGTATGTTCAGTGCCTTGTTTATTGGCCGGTTGATCTTTGAAATTGCCGAGCGCAAACATCTCTTCAAAGATCTGAAAATGATGAGTTTGATCGACCCTAAAGGGATCGACTTCCTTGGCAAAAAGAAACTTGCTGCAATGGCCTCCCTTGTGGTTATTGTAATCGGATTAATTGCGGTCGGAATGCGAGGAAGTGAAAACCTCGATATCGATTTCCGGGGTGGTTCGATGGTCACGTTCCGCTTTCTCGGTGACGCTCCTGAAGTTTCTGAGGTTCGGGCAGCATTGGAACCCAAATTTGGTAACGACATTACACTGGAACAACTGACCGTTGTCGAAGAAGGCGTCTCCAACAAGCTCTACCGCTTGCGAACAGTCGTCGACGATACTGCACAAGTTTCTGCGAACATCAAGGAAGCTTTTGCAGAGGGACCGTACGAACTTGTTCAGCAACATGTCACCTTTGGTGAAGTCAAAGAGGTTGCTGCTCCAGTTGATGAAACGAAGCCTAAGATTGAACCTGAAGCAGAAGCAGAAGTCGCTGCCACTAAGCTGAACCGCGCTGTTGAAGTGACTCTTACTCAAGAAATGACACCTGCAGCATTAGCAGATCAAGCAGCCGGTCTTCTTCGTAAGATGAATTACGTTGATCCAGAAACCCTCGTCACTGGTGATACAGCTGATGACGAAAGTGTGAAAGTCAGCCAGGTCACTTTGACCTTCGACTCCTTCATTCCGGCGAATGACGTTGATCGTGTGCTTACTGACTTGAAAGTTGACCTGGAAAAAGACCCACACTTTGAAGAAATTAACACGTTCGATCAATCGGTCACCGGAGATGCGAAACTCGCGGCAATCACCGCGATGGGATTCAGCTTGCTGGCAATTGTCGCTTACCTATGGGTGCGATTCCAACGAGTCACATTCGGACTGGCAGCCTGTGCTGCCCTGATTCACGACGTTCTGATTGTGTTGGGATTGGTCGCACTTGGAGCGTACCTGAGCGGAACACCGCTCAAAGCGATCTTCATGCTGGAAGACTTCAAAATCAACCTGCCGATCATTGCAGCCTTCTTGACGATTGTCGGTTACTCCTTGAACGATACCATTGTTGTCTTCGACCGTATTCGTGAAGTTCGAGGTCGAAATCCTGCACTGACAGAGGCGATGGTCAACACAAGTTTGAACCAAACATTGTCACGAACCATTTTGACCTCACTCACAACTTTGATCGTGGTCTTGATTCTGTACGTTCTGGGTGGCGAAGGAATTCACGGATTCGCTTACTGCTTAACCCTCGGAATTGTTGTCGGAACATATAGTTCGATTTACGTCGCCAGCCCAACCTTGGTCTGGTTGATGAATCGCGAACAGAAAAAAGCTGCTCCATCAACAACCACATAA
- the yajC gene encoding preprotein translocase subunit YajC, with amino-acid sequence MSQFLLLAEEVTEKDAEGGGSMMSMLILFGPPLLLLFVMQTLFGRSDAKDKARRNEMTANLKKNDPIVTIGGMLGTVVSVSEDKSTVTIRVDDNTRIKLQASAIREVVSTEKKDAEKS; translated from the coding sequence ATGTCTCAATTTCTGTTGTTGGCTGAAGAAGTCACCGAGAAAGACGCCGAAGGCGGGGGAAGCATGATGTCCATGCTGATCCTGTTTGGTCCTCCACTTTTGCTTCTTTTTGTGATGCAAACCTTATTTGGTCGGTCTGATGCCAAAGATAAGGCTCGCCGTAACGAAATGACTGCAAATCTGAAGAAGAACGACCCCATCGTCACCATTGGTGGAATGTTGGGAACCGTCGTGTCAGTTTCAGAGGACAAATCGACAGTGACCATCAGAGTTGATGACAACACACGGATCAAGCTTCAGGCATCCGCGATTCGAGAAGTGGTTTCTACAGAGAAGAAAGACGCTGAGAAATCGTAG
- the fusA gene encoding elongation factor G translates to MPGPIEKLRNIGIVAHIDAGKTTTTERILYYTGAIHRMGNVDDGNTETDFDEEEAKRGITIYSAAVTCKWKDCTINLIDTPGHVDFTAEVQRSLRVLDGAVVIFSAVEGVEAQSETVWRQADEYKTPRMCFINKMDRIGANFENVLEQIRKRLHGNPLPLFLPIGAEHDFEGIIDLVKNKALYFDPDSQGQSIEEKEIPEELQEMAAEYRQKLIETVAERDEAAMEEYFENGDLPEETIHRLIREATLTGELQPTFTGSSLDYIGVQPILDGVNRYLPSPLDIPPVKGINPNPKRNESTELVRHAKNDEPLAALIFKIVADKHADLCFVRVYSGVLKSGSRLLNPRTGKKEFCSQIWHIQADSREKVETDLVEAGDICGIIGPKAVATGDTLCPQQHPILLESIIFPETVISMAVEPETSGDKKKLEDALVRLSRQDPTFKTQVSEETGQTIISGMGELHLEVLKERMQRDFNLNVRVHKPRVSYRETVTAAGEAQEEFNRSSQGDTHFASVKVRIEPGAEDTNIVVTSEIPPGTLPGEIDRIVREAVSESAQSGGIVGFPLMKVRITILDVGYRDGETNEEALRSASAHAVQSALNNATISLLEPVMKLEVVTPSDFVGNIQADLNQRMAKIFASEIRGHLTALQAEVSLANMFGYSSHVRSLSQGRASFSMQPLKYDLAPASVMKEFLG, encoded by the coding sequence ATGCCTGGACCTATTGAAAAGCTACGAAATATTGGAATCGTCGCGCATATCGATGCAGGCAAAACGACGACCACGGAACGCATCCTTTACTACACAGGTGCGATTCACCGAATGGGGAACGTGGACGACGGGAACACTGAGACCGACTTCGACGAAGAAGAAGCAAAACGTGGGATCACAATTTACTCAGCGGCAGTGACATGCAAGTGGAAAGACTGCACTATCAATTTGATCGACACGCCGGGGCACGTCGACTTTACAGCTGAGGTACAGAGAAGTTTGCGCGTCCTCGACGGAGCGGTCGTCATCTTCAGTGCCGTGGAAGGTGTGGAGGCTCAATCGGAAACTGTCTGGCGGCAGGCCGACGAATACAAAACTCCGCGCATGTGTTTCATCAACAAAATGGATCGCATCGGAGCCAATTTCGAAAATGTTCTGGAGCAAATCCGTAAACGTTTGCATGGCAATCCCCTCCCTTTATTCCTCCCAATTGGCGCCGAACACGACTTCGAAGGGATCATTGATTTAGTCAAAAACAAGGCTCTGTATTTTGACCCCGATTCCCAGGGACAAAGCATTGAAGAGAAAGAGATTCCAGAAGAACTGCAGGAGATGGCTGCGGAGTACCGTCAAAAACTGATCGAAACCGTCGCGGAACGTGATGAAGCTGCGATGGAAGAATACTTCGAGAACGGCGACCTGCCAGAGGAAACTATTCACCGACTGATTCGCGAAGCGACGCTGACTGGTGAATTACAGCCAACATTCACAGGCTCGTCACTCGATTACATCGGTGTTCAACCAATTTTAGACGGCGTAAACCGCTACTTGCCCAGCCCACTAGATATCCCGCCAGTCAAGGGGATCAATCCCAACCCAAAAAGAAATGAGAGTACAGAGCTTGTTCGCCACGCCAAAAACGACGAACCGTTAGCGGCACTCATTTTCAAAATCGTCGCAGACAAACACGCTGACCTTTGCTTTGTTCGTGTTTATTCTGGTGTGTTGAAATCAGGATCGCGACTCCTGAACCCACGCACAGGCAAGAAAGAGTTTTGCAGCCAAATCTGGCACATCCAAGCTGACTCAAGAGAGAAAGTCGAAACCGATCTCGTCGAAGCGGGCGACATCTGCGGAATCATCGGCCCAAAAGCTGTCGCTACCGGTGACACCCTTTGTCCGCAGCAACACCCCATCTTGCTGGAGTCAATTATCTTTCCAGAAACGGTCATCTCGATGGCAGTCGAACCAGAGACAAGTGGCGACAAGAAAAAACTTGAAGACGCGCTCGTTCGGCTCAGTCGCCAAGACCCGACCTTCAAAACACAAGTCAGCGAGGAAACAGGCCAGACTATCATCAGCGGAATGGGTGAATTACACCTTGAAGTTCTTAAGGAGCGCATGCAGCGAGACTTCAACCTCAATGTGCGTGTTCACAAACCACGTGTCTCTTACCGAGAAACCGTCACCGCAGCTGGTGAGGCTCAGGAAGAATTCAATCGTTCGAGCCAGGGAGATACCCACTTCGCCAGTGTGAAAGTCCGAATCGAGCCGGGAGCAGAAGACACAAACATAGTCGTCACATCCGAAATTCCTCCAGGAACCCTTCCTGGTGAGATCGACAGAATTGTTCGCGAAGCTGTTTCCGAATCAGCCCAGTCGGGTGGAATTGTCGGCTTCCCTTTGATGAAAGTTCGCATCACGATTCTCGATGTCGGATACCGAGACGGGGAAACAAACGAAGAGGCTCTTCGCTCAGCATCGGCACACGCCGTTCAGTCAGCTTTGAACAACGCGACGATCTCACTGCTTGAGCCTGTCATGAAGCTGGAAGTGGTTACCCCTTCTGACTTCGTCGGTAATATTCAAGCAGACTTGAATCAGCGTATGGCTAAGATCTTCGCCAGCGAAATCCGTGGGCACTTGACCGCCTTGCAGGCCGAAGTCTCACTCGCAAACATGTTCGGATACTCCTCGCATGTACGCAGCTTGTCACAAGGACGAGCATCGTTTTCTATGCAACCACTGAAATACGACTTAGCCCCCGCGTCGGTCATGAAAGAATTCCTCGGTTAA
- the tgt gene encoding tRNA guanosine(34) transglycosylase Tgt: MPHFQFHLDHTDANSMARVGRWDTPHGTVETPAFMPVGTRGSVKGVWPHQLQEVGAQMILANTYHLALRPGEKVVKELGGLHRFMNWNGPILTDSGGFQIFSLTELRQLDNDKVVFKSHVDGSLLELTPARAMQIQEDLGADCIMCLDECPPHDAPVSRLEEAVDRTTRWAQLCRDSHQREDQALFGIVQGATNPKLRERSAQGLLPLEFPGYAVGGLSVGEAPEEMYSTLDVTTPMLPVNKPRYLMGVGRPIDIIEGVLRGIDLFDCVMPTRNARNATAFTSQGKIKMRNLKHQTDTGPLDPECDCPTCTDYSRGFMRHLFTVGEMLGPMLLSVHNLAFYQKVVRELKTAIMANAGMEYRAEFLARTSGGK, translated from the coding sequence ATGCCTCACTTCCAGTTTCATCTCGATCACACTGATGCCAACTCGATGGCACGAGTGGGTCGCTGGGACACTCCGCACGGAACCGTCGAGACACCAGCCTTCATGCCAGTCGGGACACGCGGAAGCGTCAAAGGAGTCTGGCCGCATCAACTTCAGGAAGTTGGTGCCCAGATGATCTTGGCGAACACCTACCATTTGGCACTCCGACCGGGCGAAAAGGTAGTTAAAGAGCTGGGCGGATTGCATCGGTTCATGAACTGGAATGGGCCGATCCTCACAGACAGCGGCGGATTCCAGATCTTCAGCCTCACTGAACTTCGACAACTTGACAACGACAAGGTTGTATTCAAGTCGCACGTCGACGGCAGTTTACTGGAGCTGACACCCGCTCGAGCAATGCAGATTCAGGAAGACCTCGGGGCAGATTGCATCATGTGTCTCGATGAGTGCCCTCCGCACGATGCACCTGTCTCTCGCCTTGAAGAAGCAGTTGACCGAACAACACGCTGGGCGCAACTCTGTCGTGATTCACACCAACGAGAGGACCAGGCACTCTTTGGAATTGTCCAGGGAGCGACGAACCCAAAGCTGCGTGAACGCTCCGCTCAAGGATTGCTTCCACTTGAGTTTCCCGGCTATGCAGTCGGAGGCTTAAGTGTTGGCGAAGCCCCCGAAGAAATGTACTCGACTCTTGATGTCACCACACCAATGCTCCCGGTCAACAAGCCGCGATACCTCATGGGAGTCGGCCGACCGATTGACATCATTGAAGGAGTTCTCCGCGGAATTGATCTATTCGATTGTGTCATGCCGACTCGAAATGCCCGAAACGCAACAGCCTTTACGAGCCAGGGCAAGATCAAGATGCGGAACCTCAAGCATCAAACAGACACCGGCCCCTTGGACCCGGAATGCGATTGCCCCACTTGCACTGACTACAGTCGTGGCTTCATGCGCCATCTATTCACAGTTGGAGAGATGCTCGGACCAATGCTGCTCTCAGTCCACAATCTGGCATTTTATCAAAAAGTTGTTCGGGAACTAAAAACAGCGATCATGGCGAACGCGGGAATGGAATATCGAGCAGAGTTTCTTGCTCGAACTTCTGGAGGAAAGTAA
- a CDS encoding THUMP domain-containing class I SAM-dependent RNA methyltransferase — translation MTDETNSPDLHLVATAAFGLEAIVVRELADLGYHETRVEDGRVHFHAPLSAICRANIWLRCAERVQVVIGEFPAKDFDELFDNVKILPWEEWLPVDAKFPVHANCVRSEINSPMNVQRMVKRSVVERMRKIYLRHRFAEDGNEYSIDVNIMRDNVLLTLDTTGDGLHKRGYRQLVGLAPLRETIAAALVKLSYWKENRLLVDPFCGSGTIPIEAAMIGRNIAPGHNRSFSAENWPQVPATLWTQTRQEARDLVKPPLSMQIIARDRDPKMTKIAKVNARGSGVFSEILFETKDFVAFPTNRDHGCTICNPPYGERIGERDEVRQLHQDMGELLRPLDTWSHYIFTGAENFEREFGQHADRRRKIFNARIPCTYFQYLGPRPPESSDEIHLEGSQEPTASQESTGTPTPMDVPDDKD, via the coding sequence GTGACCGACGAAACAAACTCTCCTGATCTTCACCTTGTTGCCACCGCTGCCTTCGGACTGGAAGCCATCGTTGTTCGCGAACTCGCGGACTTGGGCTATCATGAAACCCGGGTTGAAGATGGTCGTGTTCATTTTCACGCTCCACTCTCTGCGATCTGCCGAGCCAATATCTGGCTACGCTGTGCGGAACGCGTCCAGGTTGTCATCGGTGAATTCCCCGCGAAAGACTTCGACGAACTCTTCGACAACGTAAAGATTCTGCCCTGGGAAGAGTGGTTGCCAGTCGATGCCAAATTCCCGGTTCATGCAAATTGCGTTCGTTCGGAAATCAACAGCCCGATGAACGTTCAGCGAATGGTCAAACGTTCCGTCGTTGAGCGAATGCGTAAAATCTATTTGCGACATCGATTTGCGGAAGATGGAAACGAATACTCCATCGACGTGAATATCATGCGCGACAATGTGTTACTCACACTGGACACCACCGGAGATGGTCTTCACAAACGAGGGTATCGCCAACTGGTCGGACTTGCCCCCTTGCGTGAAACAATCGCGGCAGCTTTGGTCAAGTTGAGTTACTGGAAAGAGAATCGATTGCTCGTCGATCCGTTTTGTGGGTCAGGCACAATTCCGATTGAAGCAGCGATGATCGGTCGCAATATTGCACCTGGACACAACCGAAGTTTCTCCGCAGAGAACTGGCCGCAAGTCCCAGCGACTTTGTGGACACAAACTCGTCAAGAGGCACGCGATCTTGTAAAGCCACCACTTTCAATGCAGATCATCGCACGTGATCGCGATCCTAAAATGACGAAAATTGCCAAGGTCAACGCTCGTGGGTCGGGTGTTTTCTCTGAGATTCTTTTCGAGACGAAAGACTTCGTCGCCTTTCCAACAAATCGTGATCATGGCTGTACGATATGCAATCCCCCCTACGGAGAGCGAATCGGCGAACGTGATGAAGTTCGTCAGTTACATCAGGACATGGGCGAGCTGCTTCGTCCTTTGGACACTTGGTCGCATTACATCTTCACGGGCGCCGAAAACTTTGAGCGAGAGTTCGGACAACACGCAGACCGCCGGAGAAAGATCTTCAACGCCCGCATCCCTTGTACCTACTTCCAATATCTCGGGCCGAGGCCACCTGAAAGCTCCGACGAAATCCACCTCGAAGGTTCACAAGAACCAACAGCCTCACAAGAATCGACCGGGACGCCGACACCTATGGATGTTCCAGACGACAAGGATTGA
- a CDS encoding ASCH domain-containing protein, whose product MQHPIQDRIALGVQQPWAELILQGIKTVEVRNVPVGMRTTVYLYSSRKRSKFPDADVAVKSNGIDLQTLAYGRIVGSVDIVDCQPCSPEDAVSACVSWELMQGRYSWKLENPVRCPLPIEPRYIPYGMWFYPFKPRVITSRDRRNKLS is encoded by the coding sequence ATGCAACATCCCATACAAGATCGGATTGCGTTGGGAGTCCAACAGCCTTGGGCAGAACTGATCCTGCAAGGAATCAAAACTGTCGAAGTCCGAAATGTCCCTGTTGGAATGCGGACCACAGTTTACCTGTACAGTTCGCGAAAACGTTCCAAATTCCCTGATGCAGACGTTGCTGTGAAGTCGAATGGCATCGACCTTCAAACTCTTGCATATGGTCGAATTGTCGGTTCCGTCGACATTGTTGACTGTCAGCCCTGTTCCCCTGAAGATGCCGTTTCAGCATGTGTTTCCTGGGAACTCATGCAAGGCCGATACAGTTGGAAACTGGAAAACCCAGTTCGCTGCCCATTACCTATTGAACCGAGATACATTCCTTATGGAATGTGGTTTTACCCCTTCAAACCACGAGTGATCACTTCCCGTGACCGACGAAACAAACTCTCCTGA
- a CDS encoding DUF58 domain-containing protein has translation MRSPLRQGQVSLPGIAFMLIGLTLVIFEMQTGFLLDRIGMTGRIIVFFCGTGFSVWGLKEVIAGFLPGLSKKGYSFKLPLVGIVYLVIMCILFIGSLVGRNNLLLMVFACMAGPFVMNGWITFTMLRLLNVSRVLPERVMAGETFTTSIFFENRKSWLTVWLMTVHDAVTKGDGWMSPEVLFVRVPAGSQRQGHYQIRVRDRGRYQFGPVRVTTQFPLGLVERGNRLDEFEELLVYPRIGHLKTEWRRLLQNSTELVSDVRTMGGPFNDEMSQLREYRQGDDPRMIHWRTSARVDELIVCEYDESRDRNLLLIIDGWIEENADQADFERGLRFATTVCMDHLRNSRESSLAVKLAANERFFWRGDQGEGQIDNLLDAFAVAQPTSKMTTDQLLDGLAEGATSNRRVVIVTSRSEEIREAIQRSSDVRLYEAQIYGTSREDLSAIFEEAEETSA, from the coding sequence ATGCGATCCCCACTCCGACAAGGTCAAGTTTCATTGCCGGGGATAGCGTTTATGCTCATCGGGCTGACCCTGGTCATCTTTGAAATGCAAACAGGGTTCCTGCTGGACCGGATTGGCATGACCGGTCGGATCATTGTTTTCTTCTGCGGGACAGGGTTCTCTGTCTGGGGACTGAAAGAGGTCATCGCCGGCTTTCTTCCCGGGCTGTCAAAAAAAGGCTACAGCTTCAAACTGCCTCTCGTTGGAATCGTTTATCTTGTCATCATGTGCATTCTGTTTATCGGCTCACTCGTTGGCCGGAACAATCTGCTACTCATGGTCTTTGCGTGCATGGCTGGCCCGTTCGTCATGAACGGTTGGATTACATTTACGATGCTCAGGCTTCTCAATGTCTCTCGCGTTTTACCTGAACGGGTGATGGCTGGGGAAACGTTTACGACATCGATCTTTTTTGAAAACCGCAAATCCTGGCTTACAGTCTGGCTGATGACTGTTCATGACGCGGTCACCAAAGGAGATGGCTGGATGTCTCCAGAAGTGCTGTTCGTCCGTGTTCCGGCGGGATCGCAACGGCAAGGGCATTATCAAATTCGCGTGCGGGATCGCGGACGGTATCAGTTCGGTCCCGTAAGAGTGACAACACAATTTCCCCTTGGTTTGGTAGAACGGGGAAATCGGCTGGATGAATTTGAAGAGTTGCTTGTCTATCCCCGAATCGGTCATTTGAAAACAGAATGGCGAAGACTGCTTCAAAATTCGACGGAGCTCGTCAGCGATGTCCGGACGATGGGCGGTCCTTTCAACGACGAGATGAGTCAGCTGCGTGAGTACCGACAGGGCGACGACCCTCGCATGATTCACTGGCGAACTTCGGCACGCGTTGATGAACTTATCGTGTGCGAATATGACGAAAGCCGAGACCGAAACCTGTTGCTGATTATTGATGGGTGGATTGAAGAGAATGCTGACCAAGCTGACTTCGAGAGAGGGCTGAGGTTTGCGACAACGGTTTGCATGGATCACTTACGAAATAGTCGAGAATCCTCACTGGCAGTGAAACTGGCAGCTAATGAAAGATTCTTCTGGCGGGGCGATCAGGGAGAAGGACAAATCGATAATTTGCTCGATGCCTTCGCCGTCGCACAGCCCACTTCGAAAATGACGACCGATCAACTGTTGGACGGCCTTGCAGAAGGAGCAACGTCGAATCGACGAGTTGTGATTGTCACCTCTCGCTCTGAAGAGATTCGAGAAGCTATTCAGCGATCTTCGGATGTTCGGCTCTATGAAGCACAAATTTACGGAACATCTCGCGAGGATCTCTCTGCAATTTTTGAAGAAGCGGAGGAGACTTCCGCATGA